In Geobacillus kaustophilus, a genomic segment contains:
- a CDS encoding ThuA domain-containing protein: MAAPIRVVVWNEFRHEKKDEQVRAIYPEGMHTVIASYLAEAGFDAATAVLDEPEHGLTDEVLDRCDVLIWWGHIAHDEVSDEVVERVHRRVLEGMGLIVLHSGHFSKIFKKLMGTTCNLKWREADEKERLWVVAPGHPIVEGIGPYIELEQEEMYGEFFDIPEPEETIFISWFEGGEVFRSGCTFTRGKGKIFYFRPGHETYPTYHHPDVLKVIANAVRWAAPVNRGEIVFGNVKPLEPIKAKQGGMTP, from the coding sequence ATGGCTGCACCAATCCGCGTTGTCGTCTGGAACGAATTTCGCCATGAAAAGAAAGATGAACAGGTAAGAGCCATTTATCCGGAAGGGATGCATACCGTCATCGCGAGCTACCTAGCCGAAGCTGGGTTTGACGCCGCAACCGCTGTGCTCGACGAACCGGAGCACGGCTTGACGGACGAGGTGCTCGACCGGTGCGACGTCCTCATCTGGTGGGGGCATATCGCCCATGACGAAGTGAGCGATGAAGTCGTTGAGCGCGTCCACCGCCGCGTGCTCGAAGGAATGGGGCTCATCGTCCTTCATTCCGGCCATTTCTCGAAAATTTTCAAAAAGCTGATGGGGACGACATGCAATTTGAAATGGCGCGAAGCCGATGAAAAAGAGCGGCTTTGGGTCGTCGCCCCGGGCCATCCGATCGTGGAAGGGATCGGACCGTACATTGAGCTTGAGCAGGAAGAAATGTACGGCGAGTTTTTCGACATCCCGGAACCGGAGGAAACGATTTTCATCAGCTGGTTTGAAGGCGGGGAAGTGTTCCGCAGCGGCTGCACGTTCACGCGCGGGAAAGGGAAAATTTTCTACTTCCGCCCCGGCCATGAAACGTATCCGACGTACCATCACCCAGATGTGCTGAAAGTGATCGCCAACGCCGTCCGCTGGGCCGCGCCGGTCAACCGCGGGGAAATCGTCTTCG